A section of the Triticum dicoccoides isolate Atlit2015 ecotype Zavitan chromosome 7A, WEW_v2.0, whole genome shotgun sequence genome encodes:
- the LOC119329637 gene encoding rhamnogalacturonan I rhamnosyltransferase 1-like, with protein MAWKAAMGGKAAGIGGEKLKCPPSSAARSRMKLWMVRATTTVLLWTCVMQLTAVGETWGPRVLKGWPSCLTAPEEAAAVRPAVVERAALLPPKRIYRNNGYLMVSCNGGLNQMRAAICDMVVIARYLNVTLVVPELDKTSFWNDPSEFQDIFDVEHFITSLRDEVRILRELPPRVKRRVELGMFHSMPPISWSDISYYHNQILPLIRKHKVLHLNRTDARLANNGLPMEIQKLRCRVNYASLRFTAEIEDLGKRVIRILRQNGPFLVLHLRYEMDMLAFSGCTQGCSNEEAEELTRMRYAYPWWKEKIIDSDLKRKDGFCPLTPEETALVLRALDIDRSMQIYIAAGEIYGGKRRMAALTSAYPNVVRKETLLEPSDLMFFQNHSSQMAALDYMVSLESDIFVPTYDGNMAKVVEGHRRFMGFKKTILLDRKLIVDLADQYNNGSLRWDEFSLLIKAAHAGRMGSASKRTVIPDRPKEEDYFYANPQECLQDPDRLRTL; from the exons ATGGCGTGGAAGGCGGCCATGGGGGGTAAGGCGGCCGGCATCGGAGGCGAGAAGCTCAAGTGCCCGCCGTCGTCCGCCGCAAGGTCGCGGATGAAGCTCTGGATGGTGCGCGCCACCACCACCGTCCTGCTCTGGACCTGCGTCATGCAGCTCACCGCCGTCGGCGAGACGTGGGGGCCCCGGGTGCTCAAGGGATGGCCCTCCTGCCTCACGGCCCCCGAGGAGGCCGCCGCCGTGCGCCCGGCCGTCGTCGAGAGGGCCGCGTTGCTGCCGCCCAAAA GAATTTACAGGAACAATGGTTATTTGATGGTCTCATGCAATGGTGGTCTTAACCAAATGCGAGCTGCT ATATGTGACATGGTTGTAATAGCAAGATATTTGAATGTCACTTTGGTGGTCCCAGAGTTGGACAAGACTTCTTTTTGGAATGACCCGAG TGAGTTCCAAGATATATTTGACGTTGAACACTTTATAACCTCCTTGCGAGACGAAGTTCGCATCTTGAGAGAACTGCCTCCAAGGGTAAAGCGAAGAGTTGAACTTGGTATGTTCCACTCAATGCCACCCATCAGTTGGTCTGATATCTCCTATTACCATAATCAG ATTCTTCCATTGATTCGGAAACACAAGGTTCTGCATTTGAATAGAACTGACGCTAGGCTAGCAAACAATGGTTTACCTATGGAGATTCAAAAACTGAGATGCCGAGTAAATTATGCCTCTCTAAGATTTACCGCCGAGATTGAAGATCTGGGCAAGCGTGTAATTAGAATACTTCGCCAAAATGGTCCTTTCTTGGTACTTCATTTACGTTACGAAATGGATATGCTGGCTTTCTCTGGTTGTACTCAAGGGTGCAGTAACGAAGAGGCAGAAGAGCTCACAAGAATGAG GTATGCTTATCCATGGTGGAAAGAGAAAATCATCGACTCGGATTTGAAAAGAAAAGATGGCTTTTGCCCATTGACGCCAGAGGAGACCGCTCTTGTTCTCAGAGCATTGGACATCGATAGAAGTATGCAAATATACATCGCAGCTGGGGAAATATATGGTGGAAAACGCAGGATGGCAGCTCTCACTTCAGCTTATCCGAATGTG GTGAGGAAAGAGACACTTCTGGAACCTTCTGATCTAATGTTCTTCCAGAACCATTCGTCCCAGATGGCTGCACTGGACTACATGGTTTCTCTAGAAAGTGATATATTTGTTCCAACATATGATGGCAATATGGCTAAAGTTGTCGAGGGTCATCGCAG GTTCATGGGTTTCAAGAAGACAATCTTGCTAGATCGAAAACTCATCGTCGACCTAGCAGACCAGTACAACAACGGCTCGTTGCGATGGGATGAGTTCTCTTTGCTGATCAAGGCTGCCCACGCAGGGCGGATGGGATCAGCCTCAAAGCGGACAGTGATTCCTGACAGACCCAAGGAGGAGGACTACTTCTACGCGAACCCCCAGGAGTGCCTGCAAGACCCCGACCGCCTACGCACGTTATGA